One genomic window of Mauremys mutica isolate MM-2020 ecotype Southern chromosome 5, ASM2049712v1, whole genome shotgun sequence includes the following:
- the LOC123371477 gene encoding interleukin-8-like: MNSKLVAAVLALFLTYAAVSEGMSLARMGNELRCQCIDLHSKFIPPRNIRDVKLTPSGPHCQNTEIIATLKDGREVCLDPTAQWVKIIIKAILDKAQANAEAKR, from the exons ATGAACAGCAAGTTGGTTGCTGCTGTCTTGGCTCTTTTCCTAACCTATGCAGCGGTGTCAGAAG GGATGAGTCTGGCAAGGATGGGGAATGAGCTCCGATGCCAGTGCATCGACTTGCATTCCAAGTTCATCCCTCCCAGGAACATTCGGGATGTGAAGCTGACCCCGAGCGGACCTCACTGCCAGAACACTGAAATCAT CGCTACTCTCAAGGACGGCAGAGAAGTGTGCTTGGATCCCACTGCTCAATGGGTGAAGATCATCATTAAAGCAATTTTGGACAA AGCTCAAGCCAATGCTGAGGCAAAACGCTAA